A single window of Rubripirellula lacrimiformis DNA harbors:
- a CDS encoding FG-GAP-like repeat-containing protein, producing the protein MVGSVVVLAVVGCGGGDDDSAYAKLRQRQVQQQIADRNQDSSPAAVLERAQASFSKTNYTETQDLLRPLLIAEPLDLGAVVLFAKCQAALGEKLAAAQLLESVPVSEVEVRCEANWLAAQWLADEGNVEAAEQRFNEILNLQGSVKRVHRQLASLLNQQGRRVEAADHLRALARSGDVTEKELFAMNCYGDAFGNQPPMQGTNPDQWSPGLLTLVRFVRSDGHLDQARRLIETLARRFPDSTAIIAMEGRIYSDLEDDRAIEEWTTRLPEGIEVQPEYWHALGMWLQRRDEHPMAIRCFAEAVARDPTDRFSMIAMSRSLQIQGQAETSQCVAEHFDRLNEMAGIMRIIGRQRGSRSELNRVAAILDELGRPWESVAWREVALRTHGSTDRELQRVQQQRSALVAAEPGPAFMFGDPVTATVCGISLADWPAPTRDKLVRSIRDSASGRDLESPASANPASIPLQDVTDEIGMVFQYDSGTDPTSDQRFLHQLTGGGIGVIDFDLDGRSDLYLTQGGGDAYDPHGSLANEMFRNVDGAAVSVSAMAGVGDQGYGQGVAVADLNQDGFADLVVANIGVNVVLINNGDGTFRRGERESAAFGESWTTSIACGDLDGDRLPEIFEVNYIDDPSVLTAPCTPDEDLCSPSKFRPAADRVYRVGVDGSVVDWDGFESLPDKPSYGFAAVIANFDRKEGNDLFVANDTLQNQYWTSQRDDESGSVQLRENAVLQGCGLGLLGQRQGCMGVAQGDFDRTGTLDLLVTNFWDQAADLFLLDASGFFTNSSVKLGLYEDTRQTVGWGAQSVDFDRNGWLDIAMVNGHLVDHRHRGKPYQMLPQYFAGSSRGFDLLDKDSADRPYWSTSALGRTMAIVDWNGDRRPDLIVNHLDRPAALLQNVTATGNAIRFELVGSTSERDAIGAEVQVRCGDQLWSAWQTGGDGLLCSNESVLDVGLGQADAIDEVTVRWPAGTTETYSGLSVNQQYLLVEGHGIAHVVE; encoded by the coding sequence ATGGTTGGTTCGGTGGTGGTGTTGGCTGTCGTTGGGTGCGGTGGCGGTGATGATGATTCGGCCTACGCCAAGCTGCGCCAGCGTCAGGTCCAGCAGCAGATCGCGGATCGCAACCAAGATTCGTCACCCGCCGCAGTTCTGGAGCGTGCGCAGGCCAGTTTCAGCAAGACGAACTACACCGAAACGCAAGACCTGTTGCGACCGTTGTTGATCGCCGAGCCGTTGGATCTCGGCGCCGTCGTGTTATTTGCAAAGTGCCAAGCGGCTCTTGGTGAGAAGTTGGCAGCGGCACAGTTGCTGGAATCCGTTCCGGTTTCCGAAGTGGAGGTTCGCTGCGAAGCAAATTGGTTGGCCGCCCAGTGGTTGGCCGACGAGGGGAATGTCGAAGCCGCCGAGCAGCGGTTCAACGAGATTCTTAATCTGCAGGGCAGCGTCAAACGGGTTCATCGTCAACTGGCATCGTTGTTGAATCAGCAGGGGCGTCGCGTCGAGGCCGCTGACCATCTGCGGGCTCTGGCCCGAAGCGGCGATGTCACCGAAAAAGAACTGTTCGCAATGAACTGCTATGGGGACGCATTTGGCAATCAGCCGCCGATGCAGGGAACCAACCCAGATCAGTGGTCACCAGGGTTGCTGACTCTTGTCCGGTTCGTGCGATCCGATGGGCACTTGGATCAGGCCCGACGTTTGATCGAAACGTTAGCTCGCAGGTTTCCCGATTCGACAGCAATCATCGCAATGGAAGGCCGAATCTATTCGGATCTGGAAGACGATCGTGCCATCGAAGAATGGACCACGCGATTGCCCGAAGGGATCGAGGTCCAGCCCGAGTACTGGCACGCGTTGGGCATGTGGCTGCAGCGCCGCGACGAACATCCGATGGCAATCCGTTGTTTTGCCGAGGCCGTTGCACGTGATCCCACCGATCGGTTTTCCATGATCGCAATGTCTCGATCGCTGCAGATCCAAGGTCAAGCCGAAACATCGCAGTGCGTGGCAGAGCATTTCGATCGGTTGAACGAAATGGCTGGGATCATGCGAATCATCGGACGCCAGCGAGGATCTCGGTCGGAACTCAATCGCGTTGCGGCGATATTGGATGAACTGGGGCGACCCTGGGAATCGGTCGCGTGGCGTGAAGTCGCACTGCGAACACATGGCAGCACGGACCGCGAACTGCAACGGGTCCAGCAACAGCGATCGGCGCTGGTTGCCGCTGAACCGGGGCCCGCATTCATGTTCGGTGACCCCGTGACGGCAACCGTATGCGGAATTTCATTGGCTGATTGGCCCGCACCGACCAGGGACAAGCTTGTGCGATCTATCCGGGACTCGGCTTCTGGCCGCGACTTGGAATCGCCCGCATCCGCCAACCCCGCGTCCATTCCGCTACAGGACGTAACGGACGAAATCGGGATGGTGTTTCAGTACGACTCGGGCACCGATCCAACCAGCGACCAGCGGTTTCTTCATCAATTGACCGGCGGTGGGATTGGCGTCATCGACTTTGACTTGGACGGACGATCGGATCTGTATCTGACCCAAGGTGGTGGCGATGCGTACGATCCGCATGGTTCGCTTGCGAATGAAATGTTCCGCAACGTGGACGGCGCGGCCGTGAGCGTGTCGGCCATGGCGGGTGTGGGGGATCAGGGGTACGGGCAAGGTGTCGCGGTGGCGGATTTGAACCAAGACGGATTTGCGGACTTGGTCGTCGCGAACATCGGTGTGAATGTGGTCTTGATCAACAACGGCGATGGCACCTTCCGTCGTGGCGAGCGGGAGTCGGCTGCGTTTGGGGAATCTTGGACAACCTCGATCGCCTGTGGAGATCTAGATGGTGACCGATTGCCTGAGATTTTCGAAGTCAATTACATCGACGATCCCAGTGTTCTAACGGCACCCTGTACGCCTGATGAAGATCTGTGCAGCCCATCCAAGTTTCGTCCGGCAGCCGATCGCGTGTATCGCGTGGGCGTCGACGGAAGCGTGGTGGATTGGGATGGGTTCGAGTCTTTGCCCGACAAGCCTAGCTACGGTTTTGCCGCCGTGATTGCGAATTTCGATCGCAAGGAAGGCAACGATTTGTTTGTCGCCAACGATACGCTACAGAACCAATACTGGACCAGCCAGCGAGACGACGAATCCGGTTCCGTCCAGTTGCGAGAAAACGCGGTGCTGCAAGGTTGTGGTTTGGGGCTGCTTGGTCAACGCCAGGGATGCATGGGAGTTGCCCAGGGAGACTTTGATCGCACCGGCACGCTTGATCTGCTGGTCACCAACTTTTGGGATCAAGCGGCCGATCTGTTCCTGTTGGACGCAAGTGGTTTCTTTACCAATTCCAGCGTCAAACTGGGGCTCTACGAAGACACGCGTCAAACCGTGGGGTGGGGCGCACAGTCGGTCGATTTTGATCGCAACGGATGGCTGGACATTGCCATGGTCAACGGTCACCTTGTCGACCACCGGCATCGTGGGAAGCCCTATCAGATGTTGCCCCAGTACTTTGCCGGATCGTCGCGTGGATTTGATTTGTTGGACAAGGATTCGGCTGATCGTCCCTACTGGTCGACGTCGGCACTGGGGCGAACGATGGCGATCGTCGATTGGAATGGCGATCGCCGACCTGACCTGATCGTCAATCATTTGGATCGACCGGCGGCGTTGCTTCAGAACGTGACAGCGACGGGCAACGCGATCCGATTCGAATTGGTGGGATCGACCAGTGAACGAGACGCCATCGGGGCCGAGGTTCAGGTCCGCTGTGGTGATCAGCTATGGTCTGCATGGCAGACCGGAGGGGACGGTTTGCTGTGCAGCAACGAATCGGTGCTGGACGTCGGTCTAGGTCAGGCGGATGCCATCGACGAGGTGACCGTGCGGTGGCCGGCCGGCACAACGGAAACCTATTCTGGGCTCAGCGTGAATCAGCAGTACCTGTTGGTCGAAGGCCATGGAATCGCCCACGTTGTCGAATGA
- a CDS encoding FG-GAP-like repeat-containing protein, whose amino-acid sequence MTRCRTIHCLWIALALVCVGCGSEDPPSDPVRSLSPGDATVDVRPQPENYRVIASQALGRGDLGNAQNSIRQHLLQQPGDAVAIELAGDIAVARGDIQEASSMYQSAVDLSDRPSLALLRKHSELQMKSNRPFEAVETLRRSSELYPDDIQGHYDLVGLSAMVGLPQLAIPSLKWLLMHGHGDPESLAVLADPGRVEPDSEMCLNLMQREPTDRRPEFCLAQRDASQMDWQAAADRLGKVSLRHPEFVPAYAWLGLALARSGRYDEIPDWAKQMPDGAPTFPEYWIAMGLWAQSQGRYESAARSFWEALNHDQMRYPETLTSLLVCLKQMGRDSDAELVADQIVRQTSLRDALAIHFERKSNSQKSALKVAEALVALGRIWEAEGWARLATVLPDDHVDDLRDRYLAIRKGLSKQTPWQLSGFDIAQRIDLSGLALVDPTPGSPGVLPAVAASAARLDSTPIRFDDQSKQRGLNHTCAIAPDAQQDGHWIYQTVGGGVAVIDFDLDGYPDVAAAVLDGQPLATDSSLNGLHRNIAGQFVDVTVSAGYLDHGFGQGIAVGDYNDDGFPDLFDANIGGNRLYRNNGDGTFTDVTEQAKLSGAKWTTSVVIADIDSDGIADLFEVAYCDGESPFRDGCHNAQGISTCPPLHFEAATDRVWKGVGDGTFVDVTERWMDQRSPGRGLGIVAGQLDETPGLDLYVANDMTVNHLWSASQQSGQFELVEIGAIRGLGLNARSLSQASMGMAAGDPDGDGDIDFFLSHFADDHNTFYEQVGPGVWSDRSHQVGLAQPSIKLLGFGTQWADFNNDGELELILTNGHVDDVGRDDVSYYMPTQVFHRSRNGSWDEIDRQQLGPFFERDHLGRALAIADINVDGKADAIVSHLYEPVALLVNDSDGAGASVTFELKSTSGQRDAIGAVVRAKVGDRQVAGQLLSGDGYMASNQRRVRFGVGNQTVVRDVSVDWGRGNVQEIGDLPTGKNYVLVEGFDTAFQTRER is encoded by the coding sequence GTGACCCGTTGTCGTACGATACATTGCCTTTGGATTGCGTTGGCACTGGTGTGTGTTGGTTGCGGCTCGGAAGATCCGCCATCCGATCCGGTGCGATCGTTGTCGCCCGGAGATGCAACAGTCGATGTCCGCCCGCAGCCTGAAAACTATCGTGTGATCGCTTCCCAGGCGCTAGGCCGCGGAGACCTCGGCAACGCACAAAATTCGATTCGCCAACATTTGCTGCAGCAGCCTGGCGACGCGGTGGCGATCGAATTGGCGGGCGACATCGCGGTTGCGCGAGGCGACATCCAAGAAGCTTCGTCGATGTACCAGTCCGCGGTCGACCTGTCGGATCGCCCATCGCTGGCTCTGCTTCGAAAGCACAGCGAACTGCAGATGAAGTCGAACCGACCGTTCGAGGCGGTGGAAACGCTGCGACGAAGCAGCGAGCTGTACCCGGATGATATTCAAGGTCATTACGATCTGGTCGGGTTATCGGCCATGGTTGGGTTGCCCCAGTTAGCCATCCCATCGTTGAAATGGTTGTTGATGCATGGGCATGGTGATCCGGAATCATTGGCCGTGCTTGCCGACCCGGGCCGTGTCGAACCGGACAGTGAAATGTGTCTGAATTTGATGCAGCGGGAACCGACGGATCGGAGGCCAGAGTTTTGCCTGGCGCAACGGGATGCATCCCAGATGGATTGGCAGGCCGCCGCCGATCGGCTGGGAAAGGTATCCCTGCGCCACCCTGAATTTGTACCGGCGTATGCATGGCTCGGGTTAGCGCTAGCCAGGAGCGGCCGGTACGACGAAATTCCGGATTGGGCAAAGCAGATGCCTGATGGTGCCCCGACGTTCCCCGAATATTGGATTGCTATGGGGTTATGGGCACAGTCCCAGGGGCGATACGAAAGTGCCGCACGCTCGTTCTGGGAGGCCCTCAATCACGACCAGATGCGGTACCCCGAAACGCTGACCTCTTTGTTGGTTTGCCTGAAACAGATGGGGCGCGATAGCGACGCTGAATTGGTCGCCGATCAGATTGTCCGGCAAACCAGTCTTCGTGATGCCTTGGCGATTCATTTCGAACGAAAAAGCAATTCGCAAAAGAGTGCCTTGAAGGTTGCCGAGGCTCTGGTCGCACTGGGAAGGATTTGGGAGGCCGAGGGCTGGGCTAGGTTGGCAACCGTGTTGCCCGATGATCACGTTGATGATTTGCGAGATCGCTATTTGGCCATTCGAAAGGGATTGTCGAAACAGACGCCATGGCAACTGTCCGGATTCGATATCGCCCAACGAATCGATCTAAGCGGTCTGGCGCTGGTCGATCCGACCCCGGGATCCCCCGGTGTTTTGCCTGCCGTCGCGGCCTCGGCGGCCCGGCTGGACAGCACTCCAATCCGATTCGATGACCAGTCCAAGCAACGCGGGCTGAACCACACCTGTGCCATTGCGCCCGATGCACAGCAAGACGGACACTGGATCTACCAGACCGTCGGTGGCGGTGTGGCGGTGATCGATTTTGACTTGGACGGATACCCCGACGTCGCAGCGGCAGTGCTCGATGGGCAACCCTTGGCAACCGATTCATCGCTGAACGGATTGCATCGGAACATCGCGGGACAGTTCGTCGACGTGACCGTTTCAGCCGGATACCTGGATCACGGTTTTGGCCAAGGCATTGCTGTGGGTGACTACAACGACGATGGATTTCCGGATCTGTTCGACGCCAACATCGGTGGCAACCGTCTGTATCGAAACAATGGCGATGGCACGTTCACGGATGTGACAGAACAGGCAAAGTTGAGCGGTGCAAAGTGGACCACGTCGGTTGTGATTGCGGACATCGATAGCGATGGGATCGCAGACCTATTCGAAGTCGCGTATTGCGATGGCGAGTCGCCTTTCCGTGACGGGTGCCACAACGCGCAGGGCATCTCGACTTGTCCACCATTGCATTTCGAGGCTGCGACCGACCGTGTGTGGAAAGGAGTTGGCGATGGGACCTTTGTCGATGTGACGGAGCGCTGGATGGATCAACGCAGCCCGGGACGCGGGTTGGGGATCGTGGCGGGCCAATTGGACGAAACACCCGGACTGGATTTGTACGTTGCCAATGACATGACCGTGAACCACCTGTGGTCGGCGAGCCAGCAATCCGGGCAATTCGAACTGGTCGAAATCGGCGCGATCCGCGGACTTGGGCTGAACGCTAGGTCGCTGTCGCAAGCTTCGATGGGGATGGCGGCAGGCGATCCCGATGGCGACGGTGACATCGACTTTTTTCTGTCCCACTTTGCCGATGATCACAACACATTCTATGAACAAGTGGGCCCCGGTGTTTGGTCCGATCGATCCCATCAAGTCGGGCTTGCCCAGCCATCGATCAAGCTGCTTGGGTTTGGAACGCAGTGGGCAGATTTCAACAACGACGGCGAATTGGAATTGATACTGACCAATGGGCATGTGGACGACGTCGGCCGCGATGACGTTTCGTACTACATGCCCACACAAGTTTTTCATCGCAGCCGAAACGGATCGTGGGACGAAATCGATCGACAGCAATTGGGCCCGTTCTTTGAACGAGACCATCTGGGCCGCGCACTTGCCATTGCGGACATCAACGTTGATGGCAAGGCGGACGCGATCGTGTCGCATCTGTACGAACCGGTTGCGTTGCTTGTCAACGATTCCGACGGCGCGGGAGCATCGGTTACGTTCGAACTGAAATCGACCAGCGGCCAGCGTGATGCGATCGGCGCGGTCGTGCGAGCCAAAGTCGGTGATCGTCAGGTGGCTGGCCAATTGCTTTCCGGGGATGGTTACATGGCCAGCAACCAACGCAGGGTTCGATTCGGGGTGGGGAATCAAACGGTCGTTCGCGACGTGTCGGTGGATTGGGGGCGGGGCAATGTCCAAGAGATTGGGGACCTGCCGACGGGCAAGAATTATGTCCTTGTCGAGGGATTCGACACGGCGTTCCAGACGAGGGAAAGATGA
- a CDS encoding DUF1559 domain-containing protein: MKRTGNSHSRAGFTLVELLVVIAIIGVLVGLLLPAVQAAREAARRMSCSNNFKQIGLALHNYHSAYNMLPMNRGGTADKGLGGDHSNYMSISWLVGILPYIEQQGLWEQVSNPLDLKRDGRTRTEAGQPIFPAMGPNPWHEDYQPWLTQVPGYRCPSDPPISAPNRVAFSNYAACAGDAYFEQHHGGINDQGVSSGDGTWGDEAGSRWGRGAFRNRHFTRFRDFTDGLSNTIAAGENAVDDLQRSAKTTPYRDNTSNMALPPNNWEQYLDPLRPGWWLSTVASNATPGLDDPENHGRGRRWSDGRPQFSQFHTIRPPNSYSVFRNHGDFGYGSASSRHQGGVHILMADGAIKFITDSVDAGDQNIVPFGQGANGKGDSGKASPYGVWGKMGTKANGETFEDPF, translated from the coding sequence ATGAAACGAACAGGCAACTCGCATTCGCGAGCTGGGTTCACGTTGGTAGAACTGCTGGTGGTTATCGCCATCATCGGGGTTTTGGTGGGGCTTCTGTTGCCTGCCGTACAAGCCGCTCGTGAAGCCGCACGCCGAATGAGCTGCAGCAACAACTTCAAGCAAATTGGCTTGGCGCTGCATAACTATCATTCTGCTTACAACATGCTGCCCATGAATCGTGGCGGAACGGCAGACAAGGGACTCGGCGGCGATCACTCCAACTACATGAGCATTAGCTGGTTGGTCGGCATTTTGCCGTACATCGAACAGCAAGGCTTGTGGGAACAAGTTTCAAATCCTTTGGACCTGAAACGTGATGGCCGGACTCGTACCGAGGCCGGGCAGCCGATCTTTCCAGCCATGGGTCCAAACCCGTGGCACGAAGATTACCAACCTTGGTTGACTCAGGTTCCTGGTTACCGCTGTCCAAGCGATCCACCGATTTCGGCGCCTAACCGCGTTGCGTTTTCGAACTACGCTGCCTGTGCTGGCGATGCATACTTCGAACAGCACCACGGTGGGATCAACGACCAAGGTGTCTCCAGTGGCGACGGCACCTGGGGTGACGAAGCTGGTTCCCGTTGGGGTCGGGGTGCATTCCGCAACCGTCACTTCACACGGTTCCGCGACTTCACCGACGGATTGTCCAACACGATCGCCGCTGGCGAGAACGCTGTCGACGATTTGCAACGATCGGCTAAGACGACACCGTATCGGGACAACACCAGCAACATGGCGTTGCCTCCGAACAACTGGGAACAGTACTTGGATCCATTGCGACCCGGTTGGTGGCTTTCCACCGTTGCCAGCAACGCAACGCCTGGACTTGATGACCCAGAAAACCACGGTCGCGGCCGTCGCTGGTCAGACGGACGTCCACAGTTTTCGCAGTTCCACACCATTCGTCCGCCAAACAGTTACAGCGTATTTCGTAACCACGGCGACTTTGGCTATGGATCGGCATCCAGTCGTCACCAAGGTGGCGTCCATATCCTGATGGCTGACGGTGCGATTAAGTTCATCACCGACTCGGTAGACGCTGGTGACCAGAACATCGTTCCTTTTGGCCAAGGGGCCAACGGCAAGGGCGACTCCGGCAAGGCCAGCCCTTACGGCGTCTGGGGCAAGATGGGCACCAAAGCGAACGGCGAAACGTTTGAAGACCCGTTCTAG
- a CDS encoding DUF1553 domain-containing protein — translation MLQVSRRWSLIAVTLLSALSFICCSARSDGAEPVSFQDAIAPLLENRCLQCHNDDLAEGGLSLTTAADLMDGGHVQPGDASSSDLIRLVTPHGPRAEMPKDEQPLSQNQIDVLSKWIQEGADWPAQIRLSVPVVSDMDWWSLRPLTRPPLPTAATAKHPVDQFLESGYASKGLTPVGTASARNLVRRLFYDLTGLPPGSQEVDRFQAAWNQDPDTAWTELVDRLLASVEYGEKFAHHWLDLARYAETHGYDKDKLRNNAWPYRDYVIDSFHADKPYSRFIQEQVAGDVLFPGQADGIVGLGFLAAGPWDLIGHVEVGEAKQDGRIAKHLDRDEMLAACFNVFMSTTIQCAQCHNHKFDPLTMQDYYQGQAIFAAVDRADRIYSGLSSDQQQAMADLRNELADLKTETQRLTTEANNRLPPKVADIDRRIGILQDQFARQPPSQHGYHSQISKSPTAPKWVQVDFGQPVSVHQIRLRAAFDNYNQIGAGFGFPVRFRIEGSLAPSFDDASVRLLHDATQADQPNPGLKPVPILVDDPPVRYVRVTATHLAERNRDFIFALAELEFDLDRDVKASITALDSIESGDRWRRSNLIDGIYHQELSDPAAQQELRELQLTRRQLSAQAEDRHATARLSEIHKRRLELETKISQFPQGEYVYAAATQFKSAGKFIATDGAPRTIRLLHRGDIGSPGDTMLPNGPKFWTNAAEPFADIAAQDEQAARAALATYLSSPDNPLAWRTIANRLWQWTFGQPLAGTPNDFGRMGMQPSNPELLDYLAARLRDDPQHSLKSIVRLLVTSDAYRLATDTDQANANIDADNAFLWRSNRRRLSAEELRDSMLSLAGVLQMEPRGGPSFQDFVVEKPQHSPHFEYHLHDPLDPRSHRRSIYRFVVRSQPQPMLTTLDCADPSISVPMRDESTTSLQALTQWNSRLSIAMADQFATRLESQSFSSAPSAVQWACREAWGRGPTDSERSVLVPLLQQQGGSTLGRVLMNSSQFTYVE, via the coding sequence GTGCTTCAGGTCTCTCGCCGATGGTCGCTAATTGCGGTGACTCTCCTGTCGGCTCTAAGTTTCATTTGCTGCTCCGCACGATCCGATGGAGCGGAACCGGTTTCTTTCCAGGATGCGATTGCACCTCTGCTTGAAAACCGCTGTCTCCAGTGCCATAACGATGATCTGGCCGAAGGCGGACTGTCGCTAACCACCGCGGCTGACTTGATGGACGGCGGCCATGTCCAACCGGGCGACGCCAGTTCCAGTGATCTGATCCGGTTGGTGACTCCGCACGGGCCACGCGCGGAGATGCCCAAAGACGAACAACCGCTCAGCCAAAACCAGATCGACGTGCTGTCGAAGTGGATTCAAGAGGGAGCCGACTGGCCGGCACAGATCAGGTTGTCCGTACCGGTTGTCAGCGATATGGATTGGTGGTCTCTGCGACCGCTAACCCGTCCGCCCCTGCCGACCGCTGCAACCGCGAAACATCCGGTGGACCAGTTCCTAGAATCGGGTTACGCATCCAAAGGATTGACGCCTGTCGGCACAGCATCGGCACGGAATCTTGTGCGGCGACTGTTTTACGACCTGACCGGGTTACCACCGGGCAGCCAAGAAGTCGACCGCTTTCAAGCTGCCTGGAACCAAGATCCCGACACCGCTTGGACGGAACTGGTGGACCGATTGCTGGCCTCGGTCGAGTACGGTGAAAAATTCGCACACCATTGGCTCGACCTGGCTCGCTATGCCGAAACTCACGGTTACGACAAAGACAAGTTGCGGAACAACGCCTGGCCCTACCGCGATTACGTGATCGATAGTTTCCATGCCGACAAGCCGTATTCTCGGTTCATCCAGGAACAGGTTGCCGGGGACGTGCTATTCCCCGGCCAAGCGGACGGGATCGTGGGATTAGGATTCCTGGCCGCCGGGCCGTGGGACCTGATTGGACACGTCGAAGTCGGCGAAGCCAAACAGGACGGGCGAATTGCCAAACACCTGGATCGGGACGAAATGCTGGCGGCCTGCTTCAACGTGTTCATGAGCACAACGATCCAGTGCGCCCAGTGCCATAACCACAAGTTCGATCCGCTGACGATGCAGGATTACTACCAGGGGCAAGCGATTTTTGCGGCAGTCGACCGTGCCGATCGAATTTACAGCGGACTTTCATCGGACCAGCAGCAGGCGATGGCGGACCTACGAAACGAACTTGCCGACCTAAAAACTGAAACGCAACGACTAACCACCGAAGCGAACAACCGCTTGCCACCCAAGGTCGCCGACATCGATCGGCGGATCGGTATCTTGCAAGATCAGTTTGCCCGGCAACCACCTTCACAGCATGGCTACCACAGCCAGATTTCGAAGTCGCCAACAGCCCCCAAATGGGTCCAGGTCGACTTTGGACAACCGGTCTCGGTCCATCAGATTCGGTTGCGTGCCGCCTTTGACAACTACAATCAGATCGGAGCGGGATTTGGGTTCCCGGTCCGCTTTCGCATCGAAGGATCCCTGGCCCCTTCGTTCGATGATGCATCCGTTCGGTTGCTGCACGACGCAACCCAGGCCGACCAACCGAACCCCGGACTAAAACCCGTTCCGATCTTGGTCGATGATCCTCCTGTGCGATACGTCCGCGTGACAGCCACGCATTTGGCCGAGCGAAATCGTGATTTCATCTTTGCGCTAGCGGAACTGGAATTTGATCTCGACCGTGATGTGAAGGCGTCGATCACCGCATTGGATTCGATTGAATCGGGCGATCGGTGGCGACGAAGCAATCTGATCGACGGGATCTACCACCAAGAACTGAGCGATCCCGCCGCACAACAGGAATTGCGGGAACTGCAACTCACACGGCGGCAGTTGTCCGCCCAAGCCGAAGACCGGCATGCCACCGCTCGACTGTCCGAAATTCACAAGCGCCGCTTGGAACTGGAGACAAAGATCAGTCAGTTTCCCCAGGGCGAATACGTCTACGCCGCGGCCACACAATTCAAATCCGCGGGGAAATTCATCGCGACCGACGGGGCACCGCGAACGATCCGTCTGTTGCATCGAGGCGACATTGGTTCGCCCGGCGACACGATGTTGCCGAACGGACCGAAGTTTTGGACAAACGCGGCGGAACCCTTCGCGGACATTGCCGCCCAGGACGAACAAGCCGCTCGTGCGGCACTCGCGACGTACCTGTCGTCACCCGACAACCCGCTGGCTTGGCGGACGATTGCTAACCGTCTGTGGCAATGGACTTTCGGACAACCACTGGCCGGCACTCCCAACGATTTCGGACGAATGGGAATGCAACCGTCCAACCCTGAATTGCTGGATTACCTTGCCGCGAGATTGCGAGATGATCCACAGCACTCGTTGAAATCAATCGTTCGTTTATTGGTCACCAGCGACGCCTATCGCCTAGCGACGGACACCGATCAAGCGAATGCGAACATCGATGCGGACAATGCCTTTCTTTGGCGATCCAACCGCCGCCGTCTGAGCGCCGAGGAACTGCGTGATTCGATGCTGTCGCTGGCCGGGGTGCTGCAAATGGAACCGCGGGGCGGGCCAAGTTTCCAGGATTTTGTTGTCGAGAAACCTCAGCATTCGCCACACTTCGAATACCACTTGCACGACCCACTTGACCCACGCTCTCATCGCCGCAGCATCTACCGATTTGTGGTCCGTTCCCAGCCACAACCGATGCTGACGACCCTTGACTGCGCCGACCCATCGATCAGTGTTCCAATGCGTGACGAATCCACAACGTCGCTGCAAGCACTGACCCAGTGGAACAGTCGGCTGTCGATCGCGATGGCGGACCAATTCGCCACTCGCCTGGAATCCCAATCGTTTTCGTCTGCACCGTCGGCTGTCCAGTGGGCATGTCGCGAAGCTTGGGGCCGCGGTCCGACGGACAGTGAACGGTCCGTGTTGGTGCCACTGCTTCAGCAACAAGGTGGTTCAACCCTGGGCCGCGTTCTCATGAATTCAAGTCAGTTTACCTATGTCGAATAA